From Silene latifolia isolate original U9 population unplaced genomic scaffold, ASM4854445v1 scaffold_258, whole genome shotgun sequence, the proteins below share one genomic window:
- the LOC141639029 gene encoding uncharacterized protein LOC141639029: MNFDDPNFLKDLQKALKNLQEHDPKWHPRRERVIDEFKMSELPEFTGGTDPETYLEWERQIDRMFDFKGLDDEQCCKYAILKLRNGASLWYESLKTRRVRAGKAKITSWHVLKLKLRKRYVPATHRLTTYRKITDLAQGRLSVLEYINEFENLALMGDLVEDEDIRMARFLRGLNRNIAHVVELQNYSDFDTLCSMCLKVEAQGKTKVATTNGENSRTWKNENNSRTSTTGNTTDPKMTPTPSAAIKPPASKENNSTQIRCFKCQGFGHFKNACPSQ, from the coding sequence ATGAACTTCGACGATCCAAACTTtctcaaggatcttcaaaaggccttAAAGAATTTACAAGAACACGATCCCAAATGGCATCCTAGACGTGAACGAGTCATTGACGAGTTCAAAATgagtgaactacccgagttcacAGGAGGCACGGATCCCGAGACTTATCTTGAATGGGAAAGACAAATAGACCGAATGTTTGATTTTAAGGGTCTCGATGATGAACAGTGCTGCAAGTACGCTATTTTGAAGTTAAGAAATGGGGCTTCATTATGGTATGAAAGCCTTAAGACCAGGAGGGTTCGAGCCGGAAAAGCAAAGATAACATCATGGCACGTGCTTAAACTAAAATTACGGAAGAGATATGTCCCCGCAACGCATAGGCTCACGACCTATCGTAAGATCACCGATCTTGCCCAAGGAAGGCTGAGTGTCCTAGAGTACATCAACGAATTTGAGAATCTGGCCTTAATGGGAGACTTGGTGGAAGATGAGGACATAAGGATGGCGCGATTCCTACGAGGTCTAAACCGCAACATCGCCCATGTTGTCGAGTTACAGAATTACTCAGATTTCGATACCTTGTGTAGTATGTGTCTCAAAGTGGAGGCACAAGGAAAGACGAAGGTGGCAACCACCAATGGCGAGAATAGCCGAACTTGGAAAAATGAGAACAACTCGAGGACAAGCACAACGGGGAACACCACCGATCCCAAGATGACTCCTACCCCCAGTGCTGCTATCAAACCACCCGCCTCAAAAGAGAATAACTCCACGCAGATTCGGTGTTTTAAATGTCAAGGGTTTGGACATTTCAAAAATGCGTGCCCGAGTCAGTGA
- the LOC141639030 gene encoding uncharacterized protein LOC141639030 — protein sequence MGSYNDDILCDVVPMDACHVLLGRPWQYDRDVVHRGRSNEYELVSKGKRIVLKPMAPGEVRSMSAKRRTTTSMTMLASEKEVDEAIINGNQVYLMVVNETPSNESKDGRLISLLEEFKDVFPEELLAGLPPIRGIEHQIDLLPGAPLPNKAAYRCNPMETKELQRQIEELMERGYPSREQHHYQVSVSNSEA from the exons ATGGGATCTTACAACGACGACATCCTCTGCGATGTTGTGCCAATGGATGCATGTCATGTCCTATTAGGACGACCTTGGCAATATGACCGGGATGTGGTGCATCGCGGTCGAAGCAACGAGTACGAGTTGGTAAGTAAGGGAAAAAGAATTGTCCTAAAACCAATGGCGCCAGGAGAAGTACGTTCTATGAGTGCCAAACGTAGAACGACTACTAGCATGACCATGCTCGCTAGTGAGAAGGAAGTGGACGAGGCCATTATCAATGGCAACCAGGTTTACCTAATGGTGGTCAATGAAACGCCTAGCAATGAAAGCAAGGATGGACGATTAATCTCGCTCTTGGAAGAATTCAAGGATGTTTTCCCCGAAGAGTTACTCGCTGGGTTACCACCTATTCGTGGGATCGAACACCAAATCGACCTCCTGCCCGGAGCTCCTTTGCCAAACAAAGCCGCCTATCGGTGCAACCCGATGGAGACCAAGGAGTTACAACGTCAAATCGAAGAGTTAATGGAACGAGGCTAT CCGAGCCGTGAACAACATCACTATCAAGTATCGGTTTCCAATTCCGAGGCTTGA